The proteins below come from a single Tissierella sp. MB52-C2 genomic window:
- a CDS encoding CidA/LrgA family protein produces the protein MKILKELAIIVGILFTAHITQYITKIPIPATVLGMIILLICLLTGIVKLEQIESVSQFFLDHLTFLFIPGGVGLIASLDLIKEQWLPILAVIILTTALVMAATGLTVQMLKGRRKEGIK, from the coding sequence ATGAAGATTCTCAAAGAGTTAGCTATCATAGTTGGAATATTATTTACAGCGCATATTACCCAGTACATAACAAAAATACCTATTCCAGCTACAGTTTTAGGAATGATAATATTATTAATCTGTTTACTCACTGGAATAGTAAAATTAGAGCAAATTGAATCTGTATCTCAGTTTTTTCTAGATCATTTAACTTTTCTATTTATTCCTGGGGGTGTGGGATTAATAGCATCTTTAGATCTAATAAAGGAGCAATGGCTGCCAATTCTAGCAGTTATAATTCTGACAACAGCATTAGTAATGGCTGCTACAGGTTTAACTGTCCAAATGTTAAAAGGTAGAAGAAAGGAGGGAATCAAATAA
- a CDS encoding AzlC family ABC transporter permease — MTKDRIKEGIIAVLPIVIGYFPIAMAFGLLSKNTDVTFRNTSLLSVMVYAGASQFMALDLIRAGVSAGSIILATFLLNLRHMMMSASLAVEFQDMNKKFLPIVAFGITDETFSVISFNKDKIDLPFVLTINILAYSSWALGTIAGYLVGEILPASLQSSLSIGLYAMFAALLFPEIKKSKNILFLSIISAVVYVILFYSKIFTSGWDIILGIIISSSIGVVIFRKNEEE; from the coding sequence ATGACAAAAGATAGAATAAAGGAGGGAATTATAGCTGTACTACCAATAGTAATAGGGTATTTTCCCATAGCTATGGCTTTTGGGCTACTATCAAAAAATACGGATGTTACTTTTAGAAATACAAGCCTTTTATCTGTAATGGTATATGCAGGGGCTAGTCAATTTATGGCATTGGATCTTATAAGGGCAGGAGTATCTGCAGGCAGCATAATACTTGCAACTTTCTTATTAAATCTTAGGCATATGATGATGTCAGCATCATTGGCAGTAGAATTTCAAGATATGAATAAAAAGTTTCTACCGATAGTAGCCTTTGGAATTACTGATGAAACATTTTCAGTAATTTCCTTTAATAAAGATAAGATTGACTTACCATTTGTGCTTACAATAAATATATTAGCCTATAGTTCGTGGGCATTAGGTACAATTGCGGGGTATTTAGTGGGAGAAATACTTCCTGCTTCTTTGCAGTCTAGTCTGAGTATAGGATTATATGCAATGTTTGCAGCATTACTTTTTCCAGAAATAAAGAAATCAAAGAATATTTTATTCCTATCCATAATATCAGCAGTAGTTTATGTAATATTATTTTATTCTAAGATATTTACTTCAGGCTGGGATATAATCCTTGGAATTATTATATCTTCTTCCATAGGAGTGGTTATCTTTAGGAAAAATGAGGAGGAATAA
- a CDS encoding cupin domain-containing protein produces the protein MIKRSDELRKDVVVNLMQGEGEIKRTHLFEVEDFCGHGRLFAKHIIEPGNSIGFHKHEGEQEAYYILKGQALYSDNGNEMTIKEGDFTLCKSGEGHSIKNIGNEDLEFIGLIMKA, from the coding sequence ATGATAAAAAGATCTGATGAATTAAGAAAAGACGTAGTTGTAAATTTAATGCAAGGAGAAGGAGAAATTAAGAGAACTCATTTATTTGAAGTAGAAGATTTCTGTGGACACGGTAGATTATTTGCAAAGCATATAATAGAACCTGGAAATTCCATAGGATTCCATAAACATGAAGGAGAGCAAGAAGCTTATTATATACTTAAGGGTCAGGCGCTTTATAGCGATAATGGAAATGAAATGACCATTAAAGAAGGAGATTTCACTTTATGTAAAAGCGGTGAGGGTCATTCAATAAAAAACATTGGAAATGAGGATTTAGAATTTATAGGCTTAATTATGAAGGCTTAA
- the wrbA gene encoding NAD(P)H:quinone oxidoreductase, translating to MEKVKLAVIYYSSTGINYKLAKMAEEGALEAGAEVRVLKVQELAPEAAIDSNPAWRANVEATKDIPIATSADLDWADAIIFSMPTRFGNLPSQMKQFLDMQGGMWAQGKLTNKVVSAMASAGNPNGGQEVTVKSLYTSMMHWGAIIVPPGFTDDSIYKAGGNPYGTSVTQGQDGNMVEDVNDAVKHQAKRTVEVASWIKKGK from the coding sequence ATGGAAAAAGTTAAATTAGCAGTAATATACTATAGTTCAACAGGGATAAATTATAAATTAGCTAAGATGGCGGAAGAAGGAGCCTTAGAAGCAGGGGCAGAAGTCAGGGTTCTTAAAGTTCAAGAGTTAGCACCAGAGGCTGCTATAGATTCCAACCCAGCATGGAGAGCCAATGTAGAGGCAACAAAGGATATACCCATAGCTACATCGGCAGATTTAGATTGGGCAGATGCTATAATATTCTCAATGCCAACTAGATTTGGAAACTTACCTTCACAAATGAAACAATTCTTAGATATGCAAGGTGGAATGTGGGCACAAGGGAAGCTTACAAATAAAGTAGTTTCAGCAATGGCATCAGCTGGAAATCCTAACGGTGGGCAAGAGGTTACAGTAAAATCACTATATACGTCAATGATGCACTGGGGAGCAATTATAGTGCCACCAGGATTTACTGATGATTCAATATATAAAGCAGGAGGAAATCCATACGGTACATCTGTTACACAGGGGCAAGATGGAAACATGGTTGAGGATGTAAACGACGCAGTGAAACATCAAGCAAAGAGAACGGTAGAAGTAGCCAGTTGGATTAAAAAAGGGAAGTAA
- a CDS encoding PucR family transcriptional regulator ligand-binding domain-containing protein, with product MLITVKDVLELDGFKHAKIVAGKKGLSNVVNNATLMEVPDIFSYVDAHSLLITTLYPIYNNETATNELIPKLVELNLAGICIKPARYIKEIQPIMIEQANELDFPIIELPQDANLSKLVTEILELSLNKHINILNFRNHVHESLMKLFLKGEDIDSLVNSLSEIVKYPVLLLDNDFNITYMSKDLTEQEVTIMLPSNRYRNNNFIVKVQDVEYGEESYIKYSINAGKTRFGYIVLLKGEVDNNSLIVAVEQASLLIASVFYKNYAVLEKEKSFQDAFIRDILQGKIDSPIDTINKAKVFGWNMEFPEVIMIIKLLVEDDQKKKQLYGELLDSRLIQKILEEKLLINDKKLKTVYIDDSIVVFINVVFMTNIKENCKEVGRLIVERLKDKVKLGIGISNIAKDISSFSLAYKEAQSSIIISAILNKSSFVSHYSDYEMFKIIKEVKDIDILNTYVDSKLGKLIEYDKVNNMKLMETLKVLIEQNFNAKKSAEILFIHYNTLRYRVDRIKELGIKIDDGFVVGELVLAYNIYLWLLANKD from the coding sequence ATGCTTATAACAGTAAAAGATGTATTAGAATTAGACGGATTTAAACATGCTAAAATAGTTGCTGGTAAAAAGGGATTATCTAATGTTGTAAATAATGCAACCTTAATGGAAGTTCCAGATATATTTTCCTATGTAGATGCCCATAGTTTGCTAATTACTACTTTGTATCCAATATATAATAATGAAACTGCTACTAATGAACTTATACCTAAACTAGTAGAATTAAATTTAGCAGGTATATGTATAAAACCAGCTAGATATATAAAGGAAATACAGCCAATAATGATAGAACAAGCTAATGAATTAGATTTTCCAATTATAGAGTTGCCTCAAGATGCTAATTTATCTAAGTTGGTAACAGAAATTCTGGAATTATCTTTAAATAAACATATAAATATATTGAACTTTAGGAATCATGTCCATGAAAGTCTTATGAAACTCTTTTTAAAAGGAGAAGATATAGATTCATTGGTAAATAGTTTATCTGAAATCGTAAAATATCCGGTCCTCTTACTAGACAATGATTTTAATATTACATATATGTCTAAAGATTTGACTGAACAAGAAGTAACAATAATGCTGCCTTCTAATAGATATAGAAATAATAATTTCATAGTTAAAGTACAAGATGTTGAATATGGAGAAGAATCTTATATTAAATACTCTATTAATGCAGGAAAGACTAGGTTTGGATATATAGTATTATTAAAAGGAGAAGTTGACAATAATAGTTTAATAGTAGCTGTTGAGCAAGCTTCCTTGCTGATAGCCTCTGTATTTTATAAGAATTATGCCGTATTAGAGAAAGAGAAAAGTTTTCAAGATGCATTTATTAGAGATATATTACAGGGGAAAATAGATTCTCCAATAGATACTATAAATAAAGCTAAGGTTTTTGGATGGAATATGGAGTTTCCTGAAGTAATAATGATTATAAAATTATTAGTAGAAGATGACCAAAAAAAGAAACAATTATACGGAGAACTTTTAGATTCAAGACTTATACAGAAAATTCTAGAAGAGAAATTGCTAATAAATGATAAAAAACTTAAAACAGTATATATAGATGATTCAATAGTAGTTTTCATTAATGTGGTTTTTATGACAAATATTAAAGAAAATTGTAAAGAAGTAGGAAGATTGATTGTTGAAAGACTAAAAGATAAAGTGAAATTGGGAATAGGTATATCTAATATAGCAAAAGATATTAGTAGCTTTTCTTTAGCTTACAAAGAAGCCCAAAGTAGCATAATTATTAGTGCTATTTTGAATAAAAGCTCCTTTGTTAGCCATTATAGTGATTATGAAATGTTTAAGATAATAAAAGAAGTAAAAGATATAGATATTTTAAATACATATGTAGATAGTAAGCTAGGAAAATTAATAGAATATGATAAAGTAAATAATATGAAATTAATGGAAACATTAAAAGTTTTAATTGAACAAAATTTCAATGCAAAGAAGTCAGCAGAAATATTATTTATACATTATAATACTTTAAGATATAGGGTAGATAGGATAAAAGAATTAGGTATAAAAATCGATGATGGATTTGTTGTTGGAGAATTAGTATTAGCTTACAATATTTACTTGTGGTTGTTAGCAAATAAAGATTAA
- a CDS encoding AEC family transporter, protein MQTSFVIQQVIVLAILMAVGYIATKKDIINENISKGMTQILTAIALPALIISSFNMSYSKDTLRGVLLIFVYSIGVHIITLLISKILFIKYPREKKAVLIFGTAFPNSGFMGLPLIFELFGQEAVLYASVFMIPYHTILWTYGERMLSKEKTQSPFKVLVKTPALIAVFLGTIMFILKIEMPYVVSKPLSMLSALTSPLSMLILGEKMTKLKLKEIIGDKDIYYACFIKLIVAPITALLLLKAINAPQLLTSIVVTMQSLPTAILLVVLTQKHDCEIEFALKFNIISHILSILTIPIISVLL, encoded by the coding sequence ATGCAAACGTCTTTTGTAATACAGCAGGTTATAGTATTAGCAATATTAATGGCAGTAGGATACATAGCAACAAAGAAAGATATAATAAATGAAAATATATCTAAGGGTATGACTCAGATACTTACAGCAATAGCATTACCTGCACTTATAATTTCATCCTTTAATATGAGCTATTCAAAGGATACATTGAGGGGAGTATTATTAATATTCGTATATTCTATAGGAGTACACATTATCACTCTATTAATATCCAAGATTCTTTTTATAAAATATCCTAGAGAGAAAAAAGCTGTTTTAATATTTGGTACAGCATTTCCTAACTCCGGATTTATGGGACTTCCATTGATATTTGAATTGTTTGGACAAGAAGCGGTGCTTTATGCCTCTGTATTTATGATACCTTATCATACTATATTGTGGACCTATGGAGAAAGAATGCTTTCAAAGGAAAAAACACAATCACCATTTAAAGTATTAGTGAAAACTCCAGCACTAATTGCAGTATTTCTAGGTACAATAATGTTTATACTAAAAATAGAGATGCCTTATGTAGTTAGTAAACCTCTTTCAATGTTATCAGCACTTACCTCACCATTATCAATGTTAATATTGGGTGAAAAAATGACTAAGCTGAAATTAAAAGAAATAATCGGAGATAAGGATATATATTATGCTTGTTTTATTAAATTAATTGTAGCACCGATTACGGCATTATTGCTGCTTAAGGCTATAAATGCACCACAACTTCTTACAAGTATAGTAGTTACAATGCAATCCTTACCAACAGCAATACTACTTGTAGTCTTGACTCAAAAGCATGATTGTGAAATAGAGTTTGCTTTAAAATTCAACATAATAAGTCATATATTATCTATATTGACTATACCAATAATTTCAGTACTACTATAA
- a CDS encoding AzlD domain-containing protein translates to MKSYLPLIIGMTLVTYLPRLIPLALLNNRNINKSLKEFLLYIPYTSLSILIIRGILTAADGMKIVTVIGVGIAAIISYIKGNLVLSVLAGIILSFLTINTLV, encoded by the coding sequence ATGAAAAGCTATTTGCCACTAATAATAGGTATGACTTTAGTTACATATTTACCAAGGTTAATACCATTAGCATTATTAAACAACAGAAATATAAATAAAAGTTTGAAGGAATTTCTCCTATATATACCCTATACCTCTTTGAGTATCTTAATCATAAGAGGTATATTGACTGCTGCTGATGGGATGAAAATAGTAACTGTCATAGGTGTTGGAATTGCGGCTATTATATCATATATAAAAGGAAATTTAGTTCTATCAGTTTTAGCTGGAATAATATTATCATTTCTAACAATAAATACCCTAGTATAG
- a CDS encoding alanine--glyoxylate aminotransferase family protein encodes MKPRKLVMIPGPTPVVRSIQNQMGRETVAFGDPGFINDYKELLKDMKELWKTEGEVFVIAGTGTMAMEMGIANTLKSGDNLLIVSNGFFGDRFIDLAERKGINVDVISSEWGKIVPIEDIEAKLNEKKYDGITVTHVDTSTGVCAPIKEIGEMLKKFPETIYIVDGVCATAAEPEYVDDMNIDILITGSQKAFGVAPGLAIVWAGPKAMERRKELGRIPEYYIDFDKWLPIMNDPSKYFATPAINMIWALKESVRIIKEEGIENRYERHRKNARAMQAALEAIGFTLLAEKDHRAVTLSNVLYMDGVDDLEFRKILGEEGVVVAGGLAAYAGKMFRLGHMGNIDIHDMISTIAAIERALYRLGIEVELGKGVGVLMVELLK; translated from the coding sequence ATGAAACCTAGAAAGTTAGTTATGATACCAGGACCAACACCTGTTGTAAGGTCTATTCAAAATCAGATGGGAAGAGAAACAGTTGCTTTTGGAGATCCAGGATTTATAAATGACTATAAAGAATTACTTAAAGATATGAAGGAATTATGGAAAACAGAAGGAGAAGTATTTGTTATTGCAGGTACTGGTACCATGGCAATGGAAATGGGTATAGCAAATACTTTAAAATCAGGCGATAATTTACTTATCGTATCAAATGGATTCTTTGGAGATAGATTTATTGATCTTGCTGAAAGAAAAGGTATAAATGTAGATGTAATAAGCAGTGAATGGGGAAAAATCGTACCTATAGAAGATATTGAAGCAAAACTAAATGAAAAGAAATACGATGGAATTACAGTAACTCATGTGGATACATCAACAGGAGTTTGTGCTCCAATAAAAGAAATTGGTGAAATGTTAAAAAAATTCCCTGAGACAATATATATTGTAGACGGAGTTTGTGCTACAGCAGCTGAACCAGAGTATGTAGATGATATGAATATAGATATTCTAATCACTGGATCACAAAAAGCCTTTGGAGTAGCACCAGGACTTGCAATAGTATGGGCAGGACCTAAAGCAATGGAAAGAAGGAAAGAACTTGGAAGAATTCCAGAGTATTATATAGACTTTGATAAATGGCTCCCAATTATGAATGATCCTTCAAAATACTTTGCTACACCAGCAATAAATATGATTTGGGCACTTAAAGAATCAGTAAGAATTATTAAAGAAGAAGGAATAGAAAATAGATACGAAAGACATAGAAAAAATGCTAGGGCAATGCAAGCAGCTTTAGAGGCTATAGGCTTTACATTACTAGCAGAAAAAGACCATAGAGCAGTTACATTATCGAATGTTCTATATATGGACGGAGTAGATGATTTAGAATTCAGAAAGATTTTAGGAGAAGAAGGAGTAGTCGTAGCAGGAGGATTAGCAGCTTATGCAGGAAAAATGTTTAGATTAGGTCATATGGGGAATATAGATATTCACGATATGATTTCCACAATAGCGGCCATAGAAAGAGCTTTATATAGATTAGGAATTGAAGTAGAACTTGGTAAAGGCGTAGGGGTATTAATGGTAGAATTGCTTAAATAA
- a CDS encoding LytS/YhcK type 5TM receptor domain-containing protein produces the protein MSTIFMDLVNRVGIIMILAFIISRVKPVKRLLAKKNIKIRDKLILSVIFGVFGIIGTYIGIYIHGGLANSRAIGVVVGGLLGGPMVGILAGIIAGFHRMIIDINGLTTMACTISTILTGIISGLLSKRYYKSKNKCVMATVGGVVVEIIQMALILLISRPFSDALGIVKIIALPIIVLNSTGIAVFIAIIDSISSEQERVAAKQAQVTLKIANRSFPYFIKGFNKETALATSKIIQEMIDVEAIVFTDKENILSYIGTKEGNHKIKENDIKTLAREVIEMGYTKVLNIKIDSKGRKEKLGSAIIVPLKENTETIGTLTLYREREDSITKVDLELTLGLGDLFSTQIALSKLEYQKRLLAKAELKALQSQINPHFLFNSINTIAFCTETEPEKAKELLLHLGACFRKSLKQNSEEVNIYEEIEYIRSYIEIEKARFGSKLEVIFDIPDDLDCYLPPLILQPIVENAINHGIFEKIEGGTVRITAIDGKERTILIVEDNGIGIKEEFLSKIFSNGRNNDSIGLINVNSRLKNKYGESYGLEINSRYNQGTTVTMKIPKIREVELNVKVSSC, from the coding sequence ATGTCAACTATATTTATGGATCTAGTTAATAGAGTTGGAATAATAATGATACTTGCTTTTATAATTTCTAGGGTAAAGCCAGTTAAAAGATTATTAGCCAAGAAAAATATTAAGATTAGAGATAAATTAATTTTATCTGTAATCTTTGGAGTATTTGGGATAATTGGAACTTATATAGGAATATATATACATGGAGGACTTGCTAATTCTAGAGCTATTGGAGTTGTTGTAGGAGGACTTTTAGGTGGACCTATGGTGGGAATATTAGCTGGAATTATAGCAGGTTTTCATAGAATGATAATAGATATAAATGGATTAACCACTATGGCTTGTACTATCTCTACTATATTAACAGGAATAATATCTGGATTATTAAGCAAGAGGTACTATAAAAGTAAAAATAAATGTGTGATGGCAACAGTAGGAGGAGTAGTAGTAGAGATCATACAGATGGCTTTAATATTACTGATTTCTAGACCCTTTTCCGATGCTCTAGGAATAGTAAAAATAATTGCACTTCCTATTATTGTATTAAATTCTACAGGTATAGCTGTGTTCATTGCAATAATAGATAGTATATCTAGTGAACAAGAAAGGGTAGCTGCTAAACAAGCACAAGTGACTCTAAAAATAGCTAATAGATCCTTTCCATACTTTATAAAAGGATTTAATAAAGAAACAGCTTTGGCAACTTCGAAGATAATACAAGAAATGATAGATGTTGAGGCTATAGTCTTTACGGATAAAGAAAATATATTATCATATATAGGGACTAAAGAGGGAAATCACAAGATTAAAGAAAATGATATAAAAACCTTGGCAAGAGAGGTTATAGAAATGGGATATACAAAAGTATTAAATATAAAAATAGATTCTAAGGGGCGTAAGGAAAAACTAGGTTCAGCGATTATTGTTCCACTTAAAGAAAATACTGAAACCATAGGTACTTTAACATTATATAGGGAGAGAGAAGACTCCATCACCAAGGTGGATTTAGAACTAACTCTAGGCTTAGGCGATTTATTCTCAACTCAAATAGCTTTGAGCAAGTTAGAATATCAGAAGCGCCTCTTAGCAAAAGCTGAATTGAAAGCACTCCAATCTCAAATAAATCCACATTTTTTGTTTAACTCAATAAATACTATAGCTTTTTGTACTGAAACAGAACCGGAAAAAGCTAAAGAATTATTATTGCATTTGGGAGCTTGCTTTAGGAAAAGTTTGAAACAGAACTCTGAGGAAGTAAATATATATGAAGAAATAGAATATATTAGATCCTATATTGAAATTGAGAAAGCTAGATTTGGGTCAAAATTAGAAGTCATATTTGATATACCTGATGATTTAGATTGTTATTTGCCGCCTTTAATACTTCAACCTATAGTTGAGAATGCAATAAATCATGGAATATTTGAAAAAATAGAGGGAGGTACAGTAAGAATAACAGCTATAGATGGAAAAGAAAGGACTATTTTAATAGTAGAAGATAACGGCATAGGTATTAAAGAAGAATTTCTATCTAAGATATTTAGTAATGGAAGAAATAATGACTCTATAGGATTGATTAATGTAAACAGTAGGTTAAAAAACAAGTATGGAGAAAGCTATGGACTAGAAATAAATAGTCGATATAATCAGGGGACAACTGTAACAATGAAGATTCCTAAAATAAGGGAGGTTGAACTCAATGTTAAGGTGTCTAGTTGTTGA
- a CDS encoding LrgB family protein: MVYLDTPIFGFVISIIAFQIGLFINKKTKKAIFNPLIIAIGLIIILLTYLNIDYEVYNKGGSIITFFLGPATVVLAVPLYKQIERLKSSGISVLLGIIVGCITSIISIFYLSKMFGLTESVSVSLIPKSVTAAISREISAQIGGIPALTVAVTVLTGITGNVIGPYVCKLFGIRDEVAMGIAMGTASHAIGTAKAMELGEVQGAMGSLAISVAGLITVFLTPWLLQILI, from the coding sequence ATGGTTTATTTAGATACACCTATATTTGGATTCGTTATTTCAATTATTGCTTTTCAAATAGGGCTTTTTATAAATAAGAAAACTAAGAAGGCAATATTTAATCCTTTAATTATAGCAATAGGATTGATAATAATTTTATTAACATATCTTAATATTGATTATGAAGTTTACAACAAAGGAGGTAGTATAATTACTTTCTTTTTAGGACCTGCAACAGTAGTTCTGGCAGTGCCATTATATAAACAAATAGAAAGGCTAAAGAGCAGTGGAATTTCAGTACTGCTAGGTATAATAGTGGGATGTATTACATCAATAATTAGTATATTCTATTTAAGTAAGATGTTTGGATTAACTGAATCTGTATCTGTGTCGCTTATACCAAAGTCTGTAACAGCGGCTATCTCTAGAGAAATATCTGCCCAAATAGGAGGAATACCAGCTTTAACTGTTGCTGTAACTGTACTTACGGGAATTACAGGAAATGTTATAGGACCTTATGTCTGTAAACTATTTGGAATTAGAGATGAAGTTGCTATGGGAATAGCAATGGGGACGGCTTCACATGCTATAGGAACGGCAAAGGCTATGGAATTAGGAGAAGTACAAGGGGCAATGGGTTCACTGGCCATAAGTGTTGCAGGATTAATTACCGTATTTTTAACACCATGGTTACTTCAGATATTAATTTAA
- a CDS encoding LytTR family transcriptional regulator DNA-binding domain-containing protein: MLRCLVVDDEDYARKGLISLLRDFDEVDVVGEASNGYEAISKNKELKPDLIFLDIRMPQMSGLEVADIIMKEKGRAGIVFTTAYDEFAIKAFEVNAVDYLLKPISKSRLRQSIEKIVELNKEENRGHIEDVEKIITELRKNEEYKSTKIYINEKDKIIVLNPSDIVYISSLDGYAYIITTKGSFKSRITLNSLEEQLNYPDFFRGHRSYLVNLNFIESIIPWYNATYALELTGVKEKIPISRSKLNEFKDIMKI; the protein is encoded by the coding sequence ATGTTAAGGTGTCTAGTTGTTGATGATGAGGATTATGCAAGAAAGGGATTAATTTCATTGCTTAGAGACTTTGACGAAGTAGACGTAGTTGGAGAGGCTTCTAATGGATATGAGGCCATAAGTAAGAATAAAGAATTAAAGCCAGACTTAATTTTTCTAGATATTCGAATGCCACAAATGAGTGGATTGGAAGTTGCAGATATTATTATGAAAGAGAAAGGACGCGCTGGAATTGTATTTACAACAGCTTATGATGAATTCGCAATAAAAGCCTTTGAAGTTAATGCAGTAGACTATTTATTAAAACCCATATCAAAATCTAGATTAAGACAAAGCATTGAAAAAATCGTGGAATTAAACAAAGAGGAGAATCGAGGGCATATAGAAGATGTAGAAAAGATAATCACAGAATTGCGTAAAAATGAAGAGTACAAGAGTACGAAGATATATATTAATGAGAAAGACAAGATAATAGTTCTGAACCCTTCTGATATAGTATACATTAGTAGTTTAGATGGATATGCATACATAATAACTACTAAGGGGAGCTTTAAATCCCGTATAACATTAAACAGTTTAGAGGAACAATTAAACTATCCAGATTTTTTTAGAGGGCATAGAAGTTATTTAGTAAACTTGAATTTTATTGAAAGCATAATTCCCTGGTACAATGCCACATATGCCTTAGAATTAACAGGAGTAAAGGAAAAGATACCCATTAGTCGGAGTAAATTAAATGAATTTAAAGATATAATGAAGATATAA